ACGGCCATCGGCGAAGGCACCAACCAGTACTTCACCACGACCCGCGTGCTCAACACGGCACTGACCGGACTGGTGACCACCACGAGCGGCACCCCCGTGGCCGCCGACACCATGCTGGCGGCCTGGAACAAGGTGACCAACTTCATCACCAACATCACGGCCACGATTCGCGCCGTGACCCTGGGCACGTATTCGAAGGCAGCCACCCAGACGGCCATCGCCACCACGGACACCACCCCGTTGGCCCTGGGCAAATTGGAGAAGAAAGCCGACGACGCCATTGCCAGCTTGGCCAACAAATCCGACGTGGGCCACACCCACACGGCTTCCCAGGTTACGGACTTCAATACGGCCGCGGACGGGCGCATCAACCTGATGAAGAACGTGGCCGGGGGCATTCCCCAATTGGACGCCAGCGCCCAGATTTATGCGTCCTTGCTGCCCATCGCCACGACCACGAGCCTGGGCGCCATCAAGCCCGGCACCAATTTGACCGTCGCCGCGGACGGCACGCTGAACGCTTCGGGAGGATCCATTGTCCCGGCCACCACGACCACCCTGGGCGGCATCAAAGTGGGCAACGGCCTCCTCGTTCAGCCCGACGGCACTCTGGCCACCAACGGCACCGGGGGCACGGCCTACACCTTACCGTTGGCCACCCCGGACACGCTCGGCGGCGTCAAGATCGGGCAGAACCTCATCGCCAACCCCGACGGCACCATCGGGGTGTACCGGGTCCTGCCCCGCACCAATTACGTGGGCGTTTCGGGCACCCTGACGGCCTCGATGGACAACCAGGACCAGTTCGGCTACTTGCTGGCGGGCAGCATCCTGATCAACGACAACACTACGTTCAAGAACGACGGCCAGAAGGTCATCTTCCGCATCGCCCAGCAAGGCGCGGGGTCCCTGTATTCGGTCACGTGGTCGTCGGCCTTCCGCTTCCCCGGCGGCACCGCCCCGGCCATGACCCAGGCCCTCAGCAAGACGGATTATTACGGCTTCACCTGGAACGCCGGCACGGGGTTCTGGGACTGCGTGGCCATCACCCAAAACCTGTAATCGCTCCTTATGCCCAGTATTACCAGTAACCATTTTGTCGGGACCACGGCCATCGCGCCCTGGGTTTTCGTCAGCAACAGCAGCACCGGCATCACCCAGGTCGTGGACGGCACCAACCCCGGCGTGCAACGCTCGGGCCGGGCACTGACCAACGGCACCACCTTCTTCAAGCTCACCACCGACCACGTGTCCTTGGGGGTGCCGGCCGGGGCCACGATGACCAGCGTCACCCTGACGTTCCAGTACCACGTACCGACCTACACCACCGGGGCTTCCTCTTCCGTGGGGGCCAGCGCCATTTCGGCCGATGGCTTGACCTCCTTGCAGGGCTTCAGCAACGTCACCGGTCTGGCAGCCGCCAACGCCACCTTCCTCACGACGGCGTCCAACACGTGGACGCCCACCGGCCTCTACACCGACCCGGCCACGGTCATGAATTATTACCTCTACGTTCAGCCCAACACCGGCGCCAGCAACACGGCCAAGGTCATCATCGGGGTGCGCAACATCGCCATCACGGTCAATTACAACGTGAAAAACACCGGGGCCTTCTTCTGCTTCTTTTAAGCCGCAGCAGTACCCTCAAAAAAGAACCCCCGCCTTCTTCATGAAGAACCTCCAAGCCAATGAGAGCTACAGCCTCCCGGCCTTGACCGTCACCACGCCCGCCGAACCGGCAGGGAGCCTGCCGATCGCCACCACTGCCAAAACCGGCGTGGTGAAAATCGGCGCCGGGCTGGCCGTACAGGGCGACGGCACGCTTTCCAGCGCTTACCTCAAGACCGGCAGCGGCGGCAGCGGCACGCTGGTGCTGGGCCTCGCCAACAACACCAACGACGTATCGGGCGGCGCCACCTGCTTCCTCCATTCCACGGGCAGCGGCAACGTGATTGCGACCCCCGTGGGCCAGCGCAACCTGATTTCCGGCACGGGCAGCAACAACAGCATTTCCGGCCTGTACACCAGCGATTCCCGCATCCTGGGCACGGGCAGCAACAACAGCATCGCCGGCTCCAATTGCGTCATTGACGGCGGCTCGGGCAATACGCTCACCGCCAACCATGCCGGGGTGACGCTGATTGACTGCACCAACTTCACCCCGCCCACTTCCCCGCAAAACGTGACCTACCTGCGCAACGCGCAGCTCGTGACCGGCGGGGGCAGCATACAGAACAGCCTGAGCCCGGCCAGCGCCACGGCGGCCCCTTCCGTGGACGCGGTCACCAACGGCCTGGCGCTGAAATACGACAAGCCCACCGGGGTCAGCGTGGCCCTGGGCGTGGGCGCCTACACCCCGGGCGGCTATTGCACGAACCTGGGCAACAACGCGGGCGCGGGCACCACGGGCGGCTTCGGCAGCGTGTTCATCGGCACCGGGGCGGGGTACAAGAGCAACCCGGCCGGGGGCATCTTCATCGGCCAGAACGCCTGCCTCAATCACACCACGGGCGACGACAACCTGCTGATCGGCCGCTACGTGGGCACCAGTTTTATAAGCGGCATCCGCAACATCGCCTTCGGCTACATGGCCGGCCCCCGGTCGGTGCTCAACAACACCGTGGCCCTGGGCAACAACGTCGTTCCCACGGCCAACGGCGTCATGTGCCTGGGCGGGGCCGGTGGGGATACCTACAACGTCGGCATCGGCCCCAGCGCCCCCACGGAACGGTTGCAGGTCGAGGGAAACATCGAAGCCTCCGGGTCCTTCATTCTGAAGTCGCCCAACGGCACCCGCTACAAACTCACCATCAGCGACGCGGGCAACCTGGAAACGTCCCTGGCTTAAGCTGAAAAAAGACCACTCCGATTGGAGTGGTCTTTTGTTTTACTTGTCCTTGGCCTGGTTGGCAATGCCACGGATAATAAGGGCAAATACGGCCAGGGCCCCGATGCTCTCGCAGGTGTACGTGAGCGGGCCAAAGCCACCCGTGAAGCGGTAATCGACAAGCGGCGGCACCAGTAGCAGGAGCAGCAGCACGAAGAAAGGGCTGAGGCGTTTGAGGAACTTCATAACAGAAGGCTTTCCGCTATATATCGCCCTGTTTCCGGGCAGCCAAGCGTCTTTTTTCAATCCGCTTCGGTGAATACATACCATAGCCTTACCGCCAAAAAGATGGTGCTCCACCCTTGCTCTTCCCTACCCTACTCCTCGCCACTGCAACGGCCACGGCCATGCAATTCCCCATCCTGGCCGGATTGCTCAAAGAACTCTGGCTGGTGATTACCCTCTTTACCGGCGCGATTCTGACCGTGTACAAAATCCACCTGGATAAAAAGACGGCCGCTCACAAGCTTCAGGAAGACACGACGGTCAAAGAAAAAGCCGACCTATTGGCTCGGCTGAAAAAGATGGAAGAAGAGATTCACAACAACACCAATAAGCACATGGCCGCCCAACTGGAACGCGAGAAGAACATGGACGCCATGGACGTGCGGTTCCGCGTGATGGAGCACAAGGTCAGCCAGGTGGACACGCTGGTGGTGGAAATCAACGGCGTGAAGACGCGTCAGGAGGTGCAGAACGCCCTCATCACGACGATGGACGCCAAGATTTCTGAAATGAAATCCGAGAGCAAGGCCCAGTTCAACGAGGTGCTTTACCTCCTAAAAGAACGCCGCGACAAGTAGGCATGAATGCTAGTAAGTTTTGGGAAGACGTCTTAACCAACGACAAGAAAAAGTATAGCTCGAACGCGGTCATGCGGGCCGTGGTGTTCGTACTGGGCTGTTGTTTCGCGACCGCTGCCGTCGTTGGTGATTTCATGGGCGTAGTCATCCGACTGGACCCGGCAGTGCTGGCCTGGAGCCTGGCCTTTGGCATTGCGGGCCTGCGGATCGGCGAAGCCTGGCTGCAACGGAAAACAGCGGACAGCACGGGCGCTCCCCTGCTCCAGGAGGGCACCGCGGTCGCCCCGTCGGAGCCCGTGGTCGCGGCCCCTCCGGTCTCCCCTGCCAATGTCACCCAGCTTACTACCCCCACCGAAGGAGAGCTGGCGGACCAGTAACCGCTACTAAAAAGGCCCTCCAGTGACAGAGAGCCTTTCCTTAAGTAGTCGGCCGGCGCAGGTCGGGTATTCACGGCGTGCGCTAAATCAGCCATTTGCCATCCCCGTTTTGGTCAAGCGCTGTACTACCCTACCACCTTTTACTTGTTCCTGAAAATAATAAATAGGTAAACACCGCCCACCGTTCACTTTGCCCACCGTCCCTGCAGCCGATAAGAAAAAGCTCACGTCCCTGCTCCGCCGCACCGTTTCCGGCGCCACGATTACCAACCATCGCTTCGGGGTGCTGCTGACCGCCAATGGTCAAACCCAGCTCATTACTACCGCAGTTGCCAACGTCAAACCGTTCCACGTCACTTTTACAGTAGAAGTCTGGAATACCCTTTTTGATGCCGCGGCCAAAGCCCACGCGGCCCTCTCCTATGCCGTAGTAGATAACCTGGGGCTGAACGTGGAGCTGCTGCCCTTAACGGCCCTGGACCTGAAGCACCCCGACCACAAGAACGTGGTGGTGCAGTCGGTCTATTCCAAAGAGCTGGAAGAGTTTGTGTCGGCCGAGGTCGTCAACATCCCCCGGGGCCTGGCCAACCACGCGGTCGTCCCGGAATCGAAATGGTCGGAATACGAACTGCAAGCGGTTTGCGTGGATTACCTGCGGCGTGTACGGCCCGACCTGCTCATGTTCAGCATTCCCGTCGAGTTGGCCCACCCGACCTGGGCCAGGCATGTAAAAAGCGGCGTGGTGGCCGGCGTGGCGGATTGCTGCATCCTGGGGCCAAACGGCTCCGCTACGTGGGTCGAATTCAAAATCAAGGGCAATACCCTCCGGGACTCACAAGTCGCATTCGGGGAGACCTGTGCGCGTTTAGGACACGTGTATTGCGTCTGCTACACCCTGGAAGAGTTCAATTCCCTGCTAGTCAGCATCGGCCGCTAATTCCACTTCAACCTGCTGTACACCAGCCATCAACACCCCTTTGTATCGGGCCGTAGTCAAATGATAGAATGTTTAAAATATCCTCTATCATATTCGTTTTATCATTATTCCAAGAACGACCCGACCATGAAAACGAAGATGACCAAACGCCAGCGCCAGGAGTATCAATTTCGCAACATGTTGACCATAGACTTGGTGCGGATGCGCAACCTCGGCCTGATCACCCCCGAATCGTTTCAAACCGCCCTAGGCAGTCTCTGGATCACCATCGCCTAAACAGTAAAAGCCCCTGAACCGCGCTAACCGGTTCAGGGGCTTTTGTATACACCACGCGTAATGCGTGATCTTATATCCCCCGCCAAAGTAAAAGTTTGCCGTCGTCCCCTTTTTCTTTCCGCTTTCGTCCACGCAGCCCCTTCCCATGACTAAATCCGAACGCCGCCAACTCAATTTCCGCAACGCCATGCTGCGCGACCTGCTGTTGTTTCTACAGCAAGGCATCATCACCGACCAGACCTTTAACACGGTCGTGAACAGCCTGGAGTACGTTGTTACCCGAAAAGAAAAGTGAGAGTCGACCTAACCCGGTACCGCCCCAACGGCCTTGAGGGCCGTGGGTCTTCGGTAAGGACAGGTGAGTTAGGAAGGAGAGATGAGAGAGGAGATACCCTCCTTTATAGAACACTTTCCGTACCTGAATTTCTTTCCGCTCTTTCCCCTCTTACCCCTTCTTTGGCCCGGAGACCCGTAACCGCCCGGAGGGCAGCAGGCGCAGGGACGAGCCTACGCTGAAAGAGCTTTAGTTGTGCATACCCTATCCAAATCTGACCCCAGACGAGGCCGGACTGCCCAGATAGCTATTCTGCTGCCTTGCGAATCCAGACGCGACAGAGGAGCCCGTTTTGCTGCTTTTAGGAAGTGTAAAAGAATAAAAAAACTTTTGTTAAAATCCGCTATATAAGATACGTTCACCGTCAAAGTTTCTGGCATTACATACACGGTGACGTCTTATTTTATTATCCCGCCACGAAGTGTTTGCATGACGCCGAGGCAAAAGGAAGCCCTCTCATTTGTAAGATGAGAGGGCTTTTCTTTTTTAGTTATTGCGGCACTCTATTCCACGGCTAAGTATGGACAGTAGGATTTAGTTCGATGAACGTTTGTAACCGTACTTCGCGGCTTCTGAGCTTGTTCTTTCTACCCTAGTTCCCGCATGGACCGTCCTTATTATTCACAGCGCGCAGGAAAAGTCAAAAATGGCTTAAGCCTTGATGAATTGAAACAAGGGTTTTTGGCTTTCTACAACGACTTTGACCGTGATGGTTACTTCCAACAGCACCTAGGCTACCAGTGCGTTGATAGGGGCTTTGTCCCCGGACTTGCGGGTAAAGAGCTGCACATAGATTTACTGGTTGCGCTTCGCAAAACCAACTTATGGCCCTTTGAGGACACCATTGCATCGTGGACTGAAGACGACCTCTTCGACGTGGTTGAATATCTCTATGACCGCGTATCAATGCCCAAGAGTGGGAATTACCACGATTACGATAACTGCGGCTGGCATTATTATAAGTTCGACCAAGCCCAAGGCCGCGCAAGCTACCGAGCGCGAATGAACCGCGTGTTGGGGGCATACGACGAAGGCTTTGAATTATCGGAAACCGGGGAAGTATTGTCGTTGGCCGACGAAGGCCTAAAGCCATTATTGGAGGCTGAATTCCCCGCGATTACGCCTGAGAATGTACGGGGTCCAATGCTGGCGGCCATCCGCAAATTCCGCCGACACCGCGCTACCGCGGAAGACAAGCTAGGTGCTATACGAGATTTGGCAGCCGCGTTGGAATTTATACGTCCTCAGGTTAAGCACTTTTTTGACAAGGACGAAAGCGACATGTTCAACCTTGCCAACAATTTTGCTATCCGCCATAATAACGGAAAACAAAAAGAGCGTTACGACAACGAAATTTGGTACAGTTGGATGTTTAACTACTATTTGGCAACGCTGCATGCTACGTTGAGGATGATAGCTAGGCAAGACCAAGCATAAACAAAAAAGACCCACCAGCAGCTGGTGGGTCTTTTTTTGTTTTGAGTGTGTTATAGCTACGAGCGGAATACGAAGCCGTCACTGATCCAAACGTCACCGCCTAACACCAAGTCGCGGCCCATGCTGTGCCAATCGATGTAGTTCTTCAGGCTCGGCGGAATCTCCTTTTCGTCGTGGTACTCAAACCAGCTTTGCTCGGCGTAATCGGCGGCTACGCGCTCGTCGTCGTACTCGTAACCGTCGCCGTAGCGCCCAAGGTACCGGTCGCGGAATTGGCTGGGATCGTCGCCGTTGTTCACGAACAGCTCGTAGGCTGTTGCGATGTCCTCGTCCATGTCCGCGATGGCATCCAAGTACTCGTAGATGGCGGCAAAATCAGGTGACTCGCTCACGAACCGCTTGGGCAGGTGCTCGGCGTCGTGCATCGCCCATTCCTCTCGTTTCGTACCTATCAGCGGCCCATACGTGTCGTCGTAGATGGTCAGCATCCCTTGAATGGCGTGGAGCAAGTCGTCAGCGTCGGTGAAGTCATCAAGCTCAAACCAGCGGCCGAGCAATTGACCCGCATTGTAATCAGCGAGGGAAGCGATGTACACGCGGGGCGTATTATCTTGGAGCGTCATTTCAGTAGTCATTGGGGTGATAAGTGAAGAAGCCCATGCTGCGCGAACAGCATGGGCTTCGTTGTGAATGGGTTAGAGGCAAAGGCAAAGGATGGGCCCGCGCAAGGGATCGTCTTCGCAGGGTTCGCCGGTCAGCGCTTCGAAGACTTCCATCGCGATGGGGTTGATCTCGCCCTCGCAATCGAAGACGCTGTACATGACGTAATCGGGGCCGCTGGCGAGCACGTCCACCAAGAGTTTAGCGCAGCCCAAGAGCTCGGCCACGCGATCCACGGGGAGTTGGCCGTTGCAATGGATGTCTGCAGAGAACTGGGTGGGGGTGAGCAGCAAGGGCTCTTCCGTGGGCTTATAAAGGGAAATGGTCATTGGGGTTGGGACATAAAAAACCCTCGCTGCGCAAACAGCGAGGGCTTCGGTGAAAGAAATTAAGCGGCTTCGGTGTGGGAGGCTTCGGGCTCCGTGGGCGTCTCCAGCTTGGCGCGTAGGGCTTCAAAGGCTTTTTGGTCCTTCTCGCGCTGCTTGCTGTTGGCGTCTTCGGCGATGCCTTTCAGGAAGGACTCGACGTGCTCGCCAAGACAATCCAAGGCCGCGCTGATGATGCGCTGGTTGCTCACGTTGACCTTCAGCTTCTCCTTGACGAAGACCTTCAGCTGCGTCAAGCGCTCGATGTCGGCCGTGTTGATGGCGGACTGCGAATAGTTACGCTCGCGCTTCTTGGCTTCGGCTACCGTCTCACTGGCAACCGGTACCTCCGTGGTTGGGTTCGATTCCGATGCAAAATCAACTACTTCGTTTTGTTCAACTTCAGGTGCGTTCTCGATGGCAGCAGCTACTTTGGCGGTGGTGGTTTTTTTGCTCATCATGTTTGTTTGGGGTCATTTGGTTGATTGATGATGTGAAGTAGCGCTGTTGCCATGACACTACTGCGGCACCCATCAACTTTTATAAGTGCAATATTTCGTCATTTTCTAACGGACGCAAACGGGCTCCACAGAGAAGGCCGGGCCTTCCAGCTAGCATAAGCTAACTGAAGGGTCCGGCCTCAACTGGGGACAGATTTGGTATGCGTGTGCGAGGTTTAGCCTAGGCTGTAGGTTTCTTCATAGGTGATAGTATTGCTAATGACTTCCCACTCCGGAATTCTCACCACAACCGTGGCACCATAATCAGTCATTTTAAAATAACCATGCTTTCTGCCATAGGAATAAGACAGCTCTATTATATTATCAGTTGGAAATGACACAGAATTAATCTCGTCTCTGCCGTTACGCCCGAAAACAGTACCGGTAGTTACCTCGAAGCCATCAAATTCATCTTCATAAAAAAGGCGAATGGCCTTTTCCAACTTCTGAATAATAAAATTTTCTTTAACAATATTTCGTGAATCCAAGTCCTCCTTTTCGGCTGTTCTAGTACAATTATAGGAATCTTTAACCTCCATCGTAATCAAATCCTCAGGATAATGATACTCTTCTACCACCGTATATCTTTCCACGCCCTTTTTGTCTACTATTGAATAATGGTACCCAGGATAGCCTGAGTCCCTTCTTATTCCCCCCCAGCGCTTCAGCTCATACAGCATTGAATTCTTTTTCAAACGCCGCACCAGTTCTATATTCCTTTCTCTGTGCTCTAAAAAATCAAGCGACAATGACCTGCCTTCATCATTGTGCGGCATCGACGAATCATCAATCTTGAGTAAGCCAACCTCAATCTGATTCAGGCAGTCGTTTAAATTTTGGTATTTGGGTTGGCTGCCTTGACTCATAGGTATTTTACTATTGTTTTAAATATCCATTTAAGTGCTTTGGCACTAGAAAGTGAAAGTATGAAGAAAAGGCTCCGAACTACTGTGTCCGCACATTAAGGGTTAGGTCTTACCCCACTTTGACGGCATGCACTCCGAAAGCCTTCCCCATCTCATTAACCTCGCTCTGGTTGTCTGCGAACTCCATTAGCTGTTCCAGGTTGTTGTACCCGAACTTAATACCTTCGTAATAGTGAGTTCAA
This region of Hymenobacter sedentarius genomic DNA includes:
- a CDS encoding VRR-NUC domain-containing protein, whose product is MPTVPAADKKKLTSLLRRTVSGATITNHRFGVLLTANGQTQLITTAVANVKPFHVTFTVEVWNTLFDAAAKAHAALSYAVVDNLGLNVELLPLTALDLKHPDHKNVVVQSVYSKELEEFVSAEVVNIPRGLANHAVVPESKWSEYELQAVCVDYLRRVRPDLLMFSIPVELAHPTWARHVKSGVVAGVADCCILGPNGSATWVEFKIKGNTLRDSQVAFGETCARLGHVYCVCYTLEEFNSLLVSIGR
- a CDS encoding antirestriction protein ArdA, whose product is MTLQDNTPRVYIASLADYNAGQLLGRWFELDDFTDADDLLHAIQGMLTIYDDTYGPLIGTKREEWAMHDAEHLPKRFVSESPDFAAIYEYLDAIADMDEDIATAYELFVNNGDDPSQFRDRYLGRYGDGYEYDDERVAADYAEQSWFEYHDEKEIPPSLKNYIDWHSMGRDLVLGGDVWISDGFVFRS